One genomic window of Cuculus canorus isolate bCucCan1 chromosome 11, bCucCan1.pri, whole genome shotgun sequence includes the following:
- the RBM5 gene encoding RNA-binding protein 5, with product MGSDKRVSRTERSGRYGSIVEREDREEREPRSRRRDSDYKRSSEERRGDRYDDYRDYDSRDYDSRDSRDCRDYDSRDYDSRDCRDYDSRDSRDCRDYDSRDSRDCRDYDSRDCRDYDSRDSRDYDCRDYDSRDCRDYDSRDSRDYDSRDYDRDYDSRDYDSPERERERRNSDKSEDGYHSDGDYGEHDYRNDINDEKESKTIMLRGLPITVTENDIRELIESFEGPQPADVRLMKRKTGVSRGFAFVEFYHFQDATSWMEANQKKLVIQGKQIAMHYSNPRPKFEDWLCNKCCLYNFRRRLKCFRCGADKFDSEQEVPPGAAEAVQSVDYYCDTIILRNIAPHTVVESIMTALSPYASLAVNNIRLIKDKQTQQNRGFAFVQLSSAMDASQLLQILQSLQPPLKIDGKTIGVDFAKSARKDLLLPDGNRVSAFSVASTAIAAAQWSSTQPQTGEGSSLDYSYLQSGQDGYTQYAQYSQDYQQYYQNQGGVLDTDTATISGAPVTTTTAAVVSQSPQLYNQQTNSPDSTTQSTTSTTNTQAQTAPPTGVVPGTKYAVPDTSTYQYDESSGYYYDPVTGLYYDPNSQYYYNALTQQYLYWDGEKETYMPAAEGVTYQQTATTTTTKEVKEKKEKPKSKTAQQIAKDMERWAKSLNKQKENFKNSFQPLSTREEERKESAAADAGFALFEKKGALSERQQILPEVLKNGDDDNPLKRGLVAAYSGDSDNDEDLLERMENEEEKLTDWKKMACLLCRRQFPNKDALIRHQQLSDLHKQNMDIYRRSKLSEQELEALELREREMKYRDRAAERREKYGIPEPPEPKRKKVYDAGTVNYEQPTKDGLDNSNIGNKMLQAMGWREGSGLGRKCQGITAPIEAQVRMRGAGLGAKGSSYGVSTADSYKDAVRKAMFARFTEME from the exons GGGACTACGACAGCCGCGATAGCCGAGACTGCAGGGACTACGACAGCCGCGAcagcagggactgcagggacTACGACAGCCGGGATTGCCGTGACTACGACAGCCGAGACAGCCGAGACTACGATTGCCGAGACTACGACAGCCGGGATTGCCGAGACTACGATAGTCGCGATAGCCGTGACTACGATAGCCGCGACTATGACAGAGACTACGATAGCCGCGACTACGATAGCCCTGAG AGGGAGCGGGAGCGCAGGAACAGTGACAAATCAGAAGATGGCTACCATTCCGATGGCGACTACGGAGAGCACGACTACAGGAACGACATTAACgatgagaaagaaagcaaaaccatcaTGTTACGTGGCCTTCCTATCACGGTTACAGAGAACGAT ATCCGGGAGCTTATTGAGTCCTTTGAAGGCCCTCAGCCTGCAGACGTGAGGCTGATGAAGAGAAAGACAG GTGTAAGCCGTGGTTTCGCCTTCGTGGAGTTTTATCACTTTCAAGATGCTACCAGCTGGATGGAAGCCAATCAG aaaaagctGGTGATTCAAGGGAAGCAGATTGCAATGCACTACAGCAACCCCAGGCCTAAATTTGAAGACTGGCTCTGCAACAAG tgCTGCCTTTACAACTTCAGGAGGAGGCTAAAATGCTTCCGCTGTGGAGCAGATAAATTCG ATTCGGAACAGGAGGTGCCacctggagcagcagaggcCGTTCAGTCGGTGGATTATTACTGTGATA cCATCATTCTCCGAAACATTGCTCCTCACACTGTAGTGGAATCCATCATGACTGCCTTGTCTCCGTATGCATCTCTGGCAGTCAATAACATTCGTCTTATCAAAGACAAGCAGACTCAGCAGAATAGAGGCTTTGCGTTTGTGCAGCTGTCTTCTGCCATG GATGCATCTCAACTGCTGCAGATTTTACAAAGTCTTCAACCACCATTAAAAATTGATGGCAAAACAATTGGTGTTGACTTTGCAAAGAGTGCCAGAAA AGACTTGCTTCTCCCAGACGGTAACAGAGTCAGCGCCTTCTCAGTGGCAAGTACAGCTATTGCTGCAGCCCAGTGGTCATCCACTCAG CCGCAGactggagaaggcagcagcctTGACTACAGCTACCTCCAGTCGGGACAGGATGGCTACACACAATATGCTCAG TACTCCCAGGATTATCAGCAGTACTACCAAAATCAAGGAGGAGTGCTGGACACAGACACAGCTACCATATCAG GAGCTCCAGTCACTACCACCACAGCTGCAGTTGTGTCCCAGAGTCCTCAGTTATATAATCAACAGACAAACTCACCTGACTCTACG acgCAATCAACAACATCTACCACTAACACTCAGGCACAGACAGCTCCTCCGACTGGCGTAGTCCCTGGAACCAAGTATG ctgTCCCTGACACTTCCACCTACCAATACGATGAATCTTCAGGCTATTATTATGATCCTGTAACAGGGCTCTACTATGATCCTAATTCCCAG TATTACTACAATGCCTTAACCCAGCAGTATCTTTACTGGGATGGTGAAAAGGAGACCTACATGCCTGCTGCGGAAGGCGTTACATACCAACAAACGGCTACCACAACCACCACCAAAGaagtgaaggagaagaaagagaagccTAAGAGTAAAACAGCTCAACAG ATTGCTAAAGACATGGAGCGCTGGGCAAAGAGCTtgaacaagcagaaagaaaacttcaagaATAGCTTCCAGCCGCTGAGCACTAGGGAGGAGGAGCGGAAAGAATCGGCAGCTGCAGATGCGGGCTTTGCCCTCTTTGAGAAAAAG GGAGCTCTTTCTGAGAGACAGCAGATCTTGCCAGAGGTGCTGAAAAACGGGGACGATGACAATCCACTCAAG CGGGGCCTGGTGGCTGCCTACAGTGGTGACAGTGATAATGACGAGGACTTACTGGAAAGAATGGAGAATGAGGAAGAGAAGCTGACTGACTGGAAGAAGATGGCTTGTCTGCTATGTAGGAGGCAATTCCCAAACAAAGATGCTCTCATTCGGCACCAACAGCTGTCCGACTTGCACAAG CAAAACATGGATATCTACAGGAGGTCAAAGCTTTCAGAGCAGGAACTTGAAGCCCTGGAGCTTCGTGAGAGAGAG ATGAAATAcagagacagagcagcagagaggagggagaagtaCGGCATCCCAGAGCCTCCGGAGCCAAAGCGCAAGAAGGTCTATGACGCTGGCACAGT TAATTACGAGCAGCCCACCAAAGATGGCCTTGACAACAGTAACATAGGCAACAAGATGCTGCAGGCCATGGGCTGGAGGGAAGGCTCCGGCTTGGGAAGAAAGTGCCAGGGCATCACAGCACCCATTGAG GCCCAAGTACGAATGAGAGGAGCTGGGTTGGGAGCCAAGGGCAGTTCCTATGGTGTCTCCACTGCAGATTCATACAAGGATGCGGTGCGGAAAGCCATGTTCGCTCGCTTCACAGAGATGGAGTAA